From a region of the Danaus plexippus chromosome 22 unlocalized genomic scaffold, MEX_DaPlex mxdp_27, whole genome shotgun sequence genome:
- the LOC116773597 gene encoding uncharacterized protein LOC116773597, whose amino-acid sequence MSWISILAFLIWKCATLSDSYFIIEAPELNVKEFKKEFRVYWNVPTFQCASKKIPFDKLYEKFGIIQNNGDRFNGEKITILYELGDFPSIFKNNTSGEYEFINNGVPQEGNLQEHLVAFKEQLLEKIPDPFFDGVGVIDFEMWRPVFDQNFGNLDVYRKRSIEIEKERHSWWLNMWIKKEAAIRFETAARKFMESTLVLAKQMRPNALWGYYGYPHCFNMRDMDMKEDCVKSIPGANDNIYWLWAESTALFPSIYSSKKLTNSQLPFHIKGRIKESARVRLEDTPILPYFWFRYRDAEFFSQEDLSIALNTLYQSKASGLIIWGSSNDVNTVDKCKKLYNYVETILGPNVAKYTQRSKKSSNAVNNENKNLFKFMSQGNRKILESEDILLKESSTNYDFTFTDETTQSAYYEEIDFTEYLKVNYDFTFEQSLTTLHDKEDFTPETSTEITTNMVSQNFITTEEDSYSDDNVPNADEITDDYLIIIDNSTTNDTFKQDTTNANIDDDYLIIVRDNYEDRLTKYNNSLEQPLTTKSTSNMIVKSSLENITDAYQDTEYDYYDENTIEMPATKDKLSDQDESSDYIIVIDNNYTEKDTFEAIESKRVTDTENDYFIIVNDFNNLRTSNKSNKDYVAIDNTKSNSTIQFIPYTDERSTTEESLDDFEDDDEFIPNKSYRNEVFNSGQDESNYLIVFDYNFTDVNTLTPSYYTDSTDIKDDYLIIPKHGNKKHNFTINSDNSNANYVPNKMKISTTQFLESNDVTLSTENENFSSEIFSPRIELNTPEITTPSDFLDESTLTEATSEGLITLEIMDNLTANVLSNEILVTDRSVDSIRNLHFIKTTNDADEFSASHISMEAMENEQYIDKASNKNDAVEETKSTYINEYKEFKNSQSTGSGYSSKLITSSEKYSIPTEGTFSQNDFTDLDLGTDLTRYSEINEEITQRKEEINTETYNIHTKETENVDHIISYIYKK is encoded by the exons ATGTCTTGGATCTCGATTCTGGCTTTCTTGATTTGGAAATGTGCAACTTtaag cgACAGTTACTTCATCATTGAAGCTCCAGAATTGAATgtaaaggaatttaaaaaagagtTCCGGGTGTACTGGAACGTGCCGACATTTCAGTGTGCTTCAAAGAAAATACCCTTTGataaattgtatgaaaaattcgGTATCATTCAAAATAACGGAGACAGATTCAACGGTGAAAAAATCACTATTCTGTACGAACTGGGTGACTTTCcgtccatttttaaaaataataccagcggagaatatgaatttataaacaacgGTGTACCTCAGGAGGGGAATCTGCAAGAACATTTGGTTGCTTTCAAAGAACAATTACTCGAGAAGATACCAGACCCTTTCTTTGATG GCGTTGGAGTAATTGATTTTGAGATGTGGAGACCAGTTTTCGATCAAAACTTCGGCAATCTCGATGTCTATAGAAAAAGATCCATTGAAATTGAGAAGGAAAGGCATTCGTGGTGGCTAAATATGTGGATAAAAAAAGAG gcGGCAATTCGTTTCGAAACCGCTGCAAGGAAGTTCATGGAATCTACTCTGGTTCTTGCAAAACAAATGCGACCTAACGCCTTGTGGGGCTATTATGGATACCCACACTGTTTCAATATGAGAGATATGGATATGAAAGAAGACTGTGTTAAAAGTATCCCAGGTGCAAATgacaa tatttattggCTTTGGGCTGAGAGCACTGCTCTATTTCCTTCTATATACAGCTCAAAAAAACTTACCAATTCACAACTTCCCTTTCATATTAAAGGGAGAATAAAAGAGAGTGCACGCGTTAGGCTCGAAGACACGCCAATTTTGCCGTACTTCTGGTTTAGATATAGAGACGCTGAGTTTTTTAGTCAG GAAGACCTTTCAATAGCTCTCAACACACTGTACCAGTCGAAAGCATCTGGTTTAATAATATGGGGCAGCTCAAATGATGTGAATACTGTTGACAAATGTAAGAAACTTTATAACTACGTGGAGACGATACTCGGACCTAATGTAGCAAAATATACGCAACGATCTAAAAAAAGTAGCAACGCAgtcaataatgaaaataaaaatcttttcaagTTTATGTCGCaaggaaatagaaaaattttagaaagtGAAGATATTCTTTTAAAGGAAAGTTCGACAAATTACGACTTTACCTTTACCGATGAAACAACACAAAGCGCTTATTATGAAGAAATAGATTttacagaatatttaaaagtcaaCTATGATTTTACCTTTGAGCAAAGTCTGACAACTTTACATGATAAAGAAGATTTTACACCAGAAACATCTACAGAAATTACTACAAATATGGTAtcccaaaattttattacaacggAAGAAGATTCATATAGTGATGACAATGTTCCTAATGCAGATGAAATTACCGATGATTAccttataattattgataattcaaCAACCAATGACACTTTTAAACAGGATACAACTAATGCAAATATCGATGATGACTATTTGATAATTGTTAGAGACAATTATGAAGACAGATtaacgaaatataataattcactAGAACAGCCACTAACAACAAAATCAACAAGTAATATGATTGTAAAAAGTTCACTAGAAAATATAACCGACGCTTACCAAGATACAGAATACGATTATTACGATGAAAATACAATTGAAATGCCGGCAACGAAAGATAAGCTATCTGATCAAGATGAAAGCTCcgattatataatagtaattgataataattacacCGAAAAAGATACTTTTGAAGCCATCGAGTCTAAAAGGGTAACGGATACAGAAAatgattactttataattgtcAATGACTTCAATAACTTACGCACATcaaacaaaagtaataaagatTATGTTGCAATTGATAACACAAAAAGTAATTCAACAATCCAGTTTATACCATATACAGACGAACGTAGTACTACTGAAGAAAGTTTAGACGATTTTGAAGATGATGACGaatttataccaaataaatCATATCGTAACGAAGTGTTTAATTCTGGTCAAGATGAATCCAACTACTTGATagtttttgattataatttcacaGATGTAAACACTTTAACACCCTCTTATTACACGGATAGTACAGACATTAAAGATGATTATCTAATTATACCTaaacatggaaataaaaagcataattttactataaacagCGATAACAGTAACGCTAATTATGTGCCGAATAAAATGAAGATTTCAACAACACAGTTCCTTGAATCCAATGATGTTACTCTATCAACTGAAAACGAAAACTTTAGCAGTGAGATATTTTCTCCTAGAATAGAACTTAATACTCCAGAAATAACCACCCCAAGCGATTTTTTGGATGAATCAACGCTTACGGAAGCTACGTCTGAAGGTTTAATTACATTAGAAATAATGGATAATTTAACTGCAAATGTTTTATCGAATGAAATACTTGTTACAGACCGAAGCGTAGACAGTATAcgcaatttacattttataaaaactacaaatgATGCTGATGAATTCTCTGCATCACACATTAGTATGGAAGCAATGGAAAACGaacaatatatagataaagCTTCCAACAAGAATGACGCTGTAGAAGAAACGAAATCAACATATATCAatgaatataaagaatttaaaaattcacaatCAACTGGAAGTGGTTATAGCAGCAAGCTGATCACGTCCagtgaaaaatattctataccaACTGAAGGAACATTCTCACAAAATGATTTTACAGATCTTGACCTCGGCACTGACTTAACAAGATATTCTGAAATTAATGAAGAAATCACTCAACGGAAGGAAGAGATCAACACAGAGACGTACAATATTCACACCAAAGAAACTGAAAACGTCgatcatattatatcatatatttataaaaaataa
- the LOC116773599 gene encoding hyaluronidase-like: MKVDIVLKMYYILLMFVCCAVKSEVVSNYYVVEMPESDTPQQNVKDIKKDFRVYWNVPTMQCTSKKILFNNLYEKFGIIQNDGDRFNGEKITILYEPGDFPAIFKNESSGKYRLRNGGVPQEGNLEEHIDAFRIDLNQTIPDPKFDGIGIIDFESWRPVFRQNFGVLVPYKDVSIEIEKQLHWWWPKTWIQAQATQRFEAAARRFMQTTLSIAKQMRPKALWGYYGFPHCFNMASNNMKETCAKNVPEENDSIYWLWAESTAIFPSIYSSVSLSSTQLSSLINGRVKESVRVRFKNTPVLPYFWFRYRDAGFMKQEDLSVALSTLYQSKASGLIIWGSSNDVNTVDKCKKLYNYVETILGPKIAKYTKQNVFKDEINNTLTTVELSTTENPENTTISMKIGQIDPEYDWIPPKNYTEDISQQVDEELTKKGFNRTENNEVDVLSSGTGIDFLYDALLNVESNGENEDIEQTTRSADSDDSSQSTAVTNNGLKDDMFDVSEDYTQETSTILVEITTDDQKNIPYNHSTTNVIEYTENYTNGEITNEYETTQLNTDKESENFQSTEDSFYDLSNFFSSSEETSDYLIKVEKINVTSEETSSDYSYKENSSDYSDYFVVLRYYNVNKTKSQKRMVLQQIDREDISEVTENSDQVVTYVYGK; encoded by the exons taaCTATTATGTAGTTGAAATGCCGGAGTCGGATACGCCACAGCAGAATGTTAAAGATATCAAAAAAGACTTTAGGGTCTACTGGAACGTTCCGACGATGCAGTGCACttccaaaaaaatactattcaaCAACTTGTACGAAAAATTCGGGATAATACAGAATGATGGAGACAGATTTAATGGAGAAAAAATCACTATTCTATATGAACCAGGAGATTTTCCGgcgatttttaaaaatgaatccAGTGGAAAATACAGATTGAGAAACGGAGGTGTACCTCAGGAGGGCAACTTGGAAGAACATATAGATGCTTTTagaattgatttaaatcaaaccaTACCCGATCCGAAATTTGATG GAATCGGTATAATTGACTTCGAGTCGTGGAGACCGGTTTTTCGACAAAATTTCGGAGTACTCGTTCCTTACAAGGATGTTTCAATCGAGATTGAAAAGCAATTGCACTGGTGGTGGCCAAAGACATGGATACAGGCACAG GCTACCCAAAGATTCGAGGCAGCAGCCAGAAGGTTTATGCAGACGACTCTATCGATAGCAAAGCAAATGCGACCCAAAGCCTTATGGGGCTACTACGGATTTCCACACTGTTTCAACATGGCCAGCAATAATATGAAGGAAACATGCGCGAAGAATGTTCCAGAAGAAAACGATAG TATCTATTGGCTCTGGGCAGAAAGCACTGCCATCTTCCCTTCAATATACAGCTCCGTCTCACTCTCCTCTACTCAGCTCTCTTCGCTTATTAATGGGAGAGTGAAAGAGAGCGTCAGAGTGAGATTCAAAAACACTCCAGTGTTGCCATATTTCTGGTTTAGATACCGCGATGCTGGTTTTATGAAACAG GAAGACCTATCAGTAGCTCTCAGCACATTGTACCAGTCGAAAGCATCTGGTTTAATAATATGGGGCAGCTCAAACGATGTGAATACTGTTGACAAATGTAAGAAACTTTACAACTACGTGGAGACCATCCTTGGACCGAAAATAgcgaaatatacaaaacagaATGTGTTTAaagatgaaattaataatacattaacaaCCGTGGAACTTTCTACTACAGAAAATCCTGAAAATACAactatttctatgaaaatagGACAAATAGATCCTGAATATGATTGGATTCCACCCAAAAACTACACTGAGGACATATCGCAGCAAGTCGATGAAGAACTAACCAAAAAAGGCTTCAACAGAACTGAAAATAACGAAGTGGACGTTTTAAGTTCAGGGACtggtatagattttttatatgatgcTCTGCTAAATGTTGAAAGCAATGGCGAAAACGAAGATATTGAGCAAACGACTAGAAGTGCTGATAGTGATGACAGTTCGCAAAGCACCGCTGTTACTAACAATGGTTTAAAAGACGACATGTTTGATGTATCCGAAGATTACACTCAAGAGACATCAACGATATTAGTAGAAATCACAACTGAcgatcaaaaaaatattccctaTAACCATTCTACAAcaaatgttattgaatataCAGAGAATTATACAAACGGAGAAATAACCAATGAATATGAAACAACACAGCTTAACACGGATAAAGAATCtgaaaattttcaatcaaCAGAGGATAGTTTCTACGATCTTAGTAACTTTTTCAGTTCCAGTGAAGAGACATCCGATTACTTGATCaaagttgaaaaaattaaCGTTACCAGCGAAGAAACGTCGAGtgattattcttataaagaGAACTCGAGTGACTACAGTGATTATTTCGTAGTtctaagatattataatgtgaataaaactaaatcaCAAAAAAGAATGGTCCTTCAACAAATAGACAGAGAAGACATCAGTGAAGTGACCGAAAATTCAGATCAGGTTGTGACATACGTTTACGGCAAATGa